DNA sequence from the Schistocerca americana isolate TAMUIC-IGC-003095 chromosome 2, iqSchAmer2.1, whole genome shotgun sequence genome:
atgggttccacaaACTTCAGCGATAATATGATATGAGACCCACAAATGTTCCGAAAGCAGTTTCCCTTCCAGTCTGCCAGTCTGACCATTTTCCACCTATCCTGTTGATGAACCGTAGTTTGTCACATGCTTTTCCTAAAACTGAAcctgtcatcattccattttacatccaTACAGATTgctgcacccaggtatttgtgtgttGACGGACTTTCATCGTGAATTACTGATACTGTAGTCACAGAATACTAATTTTCTACGTTTTGTGAAGTgcctaattttacatttctgatcatCCATAGCAAACTGCCACTCTTTACACCACTCGGAAAGACTGCGTGGATATTTGTGAAGGCTATTTCAGATAGTatgtcattatagataactgcatactCTGCAAAAATTATTAGGTTGGCTACAATTTTGTGTACCATGTCGTTAACATAAAAAGGAAATGAACATCAAGGGTACCAATAAATTTCCTTgcagttacttctacttctgtcaaCGACTTACAGTGATGCTGCTTTCTGCCTACCAAGAGATTCTCAACCTAGTCACAAATTTTCTGTTAATAATCATTTGTGTGATACCAATACAAATGTTTTTTCTTGGAAATTATCACATCCAGCTCCATTACCTTGGCCCATGACTTTCAGGTTGGAACGTGAGAATTGCAAGATGGGTTTTGCTTGGCAGATACTTTCTGAGCCCATGAAGGAGGCCATTTGTTCGAAGTATCTCACTGTCGGATGCCTGAATACATCTGAGGACTCTGCAATAGATGGATGTCAATGATATGTACCTCACTTGCAAATTCTATATAGAATTTGACAGGGATTACTAGTCAAATGACAGTCCTCACACCATAATGTAAAGGTCATAAATTTATTACAGCATGAGACTGTGAATGTTGTACCAGTGGTTTTACTGCAGCACCTGTCAGCTCACAATAGTTGACATAGCAGTATTGAGGCTGGATAAGCACAGACGTTTAGTAATAGAAGTAGAAGTGTCCCAATGAGGAGAGAACAGGCTGATTCAATATTTGTGTAATGGAAATTCTGGCCTCTTAACATAGAGGGAATTGGTAATATGGCAAACAGCTTGTTGATAAATACTTATGGTAAACTTTGCAGAACTGCTATTTCTAAAACATTAGAATGCAGCCCATTGGCCCCTCTATGTACTTATGGTAAGAGACTAAAAAAATGAGATATTAAGGCACAGAAAAGTGAATATAGACAAATAACACATTTAGAATGTGCAATAACTGAGTGCTGATGTATTCACATGGAATCAGGTGGGACAATACTTGTGACACTGGATTCATATTTTACGGTAGAGTGACCTCCACCTGATCAAGATGAGTTAAGTTTCTCTAAAGTAAATTATCTGTATGTACTCCACGAACCACTCTAAGTTACTGTCCATtcaattaagtacattctcactgtatgtgtagaTAGCCTTTCCAGTACCAGAACACTAGAAATATGAACTGtggtgtgaatgtaaaatgacccaTTCTATATTATGACTTATCatacaaatgatctgtggaacatcacAATAACTGTGACTTTCAGAACATATTATTTGTTATCAACTGCTTAAGAACCAgattgtacagggtgtacataaagcccgggagcactttcagttatttattgcacaagaaccaaacattgtgcagTTACCATACATATGTCatattgaagagaaaccctgaaagtcttTCTTCACGTATtctgccacagcatagtttggtaatttgctgatagtcagtgcTAGACTCAAACATGGCAAGTTCTCATGCAGaatgagctttctgtgtgttggagtttgaaATGGTCTCCCCAATCATGGGATCTCACtcggtgtgacttttttctgtggggacacattaaagatctgctgtatgtaccacctctaccacatGTTGTAGCAGaggtccgggagagaatacgggaagcaactgccacagttGTTGTCATGCTGGGACAAGTATGTCAAGAATTCAGTTAGtgtattgacatctgccgggtcactcatggttcgcatatggaatgtttgtaaaaaaaaaagaactttcggagtttctcttcaaaatgcaatatgacacctgtacaatgtttagttcttatgcaataaataattgaaagtaccCCGGActttatgttcaccctgtatattaccttttttaaaattttcaagaatGCTGGTCACAAGTGAAATTGTATGGAAACTTGGCAGAATTTTATTACCCCCTTTCTTAAACAAAGGcttaatttgtgtgtttcaaccaTCCAGGAAATGTTCCACAGACAAATGATTGGTTACATACATAGCTCAGAAGTGTACTCTTTAATCAACCTTGTTGATATTTTATCATTCCCATTACAATGTTTTGGTTTTAAAGATTATATTGTGGGCATTACTTTTACTGGTGTAGTGTGGGTCATATTTGTATTACTGAAGTTATCTGTAATGAATGGTCTGAAATATTCCATTACAGCATATACTGAagctgacaaccccatcttttcagtaacaattATGAAACACTTGTTAAAATTTTGCAACAGTACACACACTTGTTACTCATGTATGTAATTCCTCTCTCCacatctggttctaccagtctcctcctacAGTACATCCTACATTGTCTTTACTTTGATGTCTGATGTGATTTTCTTTTTGTCATGCTTTTGCTTTCATGGCATCctcattatttttaatgttttgcagTACATTTTGTGATGATCTGTAGCATCACCATGTTTCTGTCTGACAGTTTCCCTTTTGTTTACAAGATATCTTTAATCATTGAGTAATCCACAGGCTCTTTGTACAGTTTGGTCTTATCTGGGTTAGCTTTTAGGGAAAACAATATTCAAATAAGGCAAGGAATTCATtaaaaaagttttatgtttgtcattCATACCATGAGCACAGCATACACCACTCCAGTTCATGTCTTGttgtaaaataatcaatttttcgcTTTCTGATTACCCTTTTCAgctccagtaagtctcccctggccTATGGTTTTCAGAAACTTTTCTGAACTCTCTCATCTCCTAAAtcttgccagtccttttccttctttcctctTCCATATCCTTCAGCTCTTCTGGCAGAATAgggaaccactggctctgaaagcttacacATTTCTTTAACCTTTATATGTATTACCTTCTGCTGCCTCTTGGTGTGTTGCTTTTTATGTATCCAATTGTATTATACCCAGATGACCTTTGCTTTTCCTTGGCATGGCTGCATCTACCGGAAGGATAATACAACAGCTCACAGGGTAcgtgcatggttcaaagagcaccaggatgagtttactataCTCCcacggccaccaaactctccagattgaAGCTCAGTTGAGAATGTATGGGACCACCTCAATCAGGCTGCTCATACTGTTATATGACCCTTTGATAGTCACCTGTGGAGAGTGAGATAAGACATCGGGACAGCAGTAGAtctgtttaattaaattctttatTCTGGCCCTCGGCCACGGTACAGTAGGTGGAGGAGTCCAGAGACTCGCATGCAAAGCTATAGATGTACATCATTGCTGACAGCTTAAAGAGTGGAGGCAAGCATGCTGTAATTTGAATTCCCCCAACAGTAACATCTCAAGCTGCGACCATGATGACGGCTTGGCAGCACTGCTGGCAATACCTCGGAGGCAGCCATGAGCTCCCTCCAGTGAGCAGGTGTCTCTCGGCTCCAGTGGCAGCTGGTCTCATGACTCAGGGTAAACTGCTCCATCCTGTAGCAAACAGTGGACCCTTTACTGCACTTCAGAATGTTGTTCTGGGTGTCACAGGCTCATGGTGTAAGCTGTGATCCTGAGATGAGAATAATTTAGAATacgaatggctgagtacttacATGCTCCAGACTATGTTCATTTAGGGCTTAAGGCATGTACTCTAAACAGTTCcatggtggcaagtgaggaaaaGCTTATGTCTTTCAACTAGCATACTGCAGTGTCAGAAGTTGCTGTACTGCTCCCAGCTGGCTCTGCTCACACTCTTCGCAACGCATAACACTCTTGCCTGCCTGCAGCTGTCTCTGTTGCTACTCGTTTCCACTCTGGCATACTTTTGACCAAACACAGTCATCTGCTACAATGCCATGGGTCCTCAGCAGAGAAACCTAGACAGCTAGCCATGGCAGTAGAGTggtgtggctccacatccctgtcagtgctTTTCAGAACCTCACTCTGTTTTTGCACATCTCACAGGTGTCTATACAGCAAAAGGTAGTTATTTGCAcgtttgacagatggtcacattaatgcaaCTGGACAGTGAAATATAATATTGTTAATTGTATCTTTCTATAACGATATTATCAatagctgtttgtgagcaatttgctaccctagttggaaagtttattGTAGGAATTAAGTTTAATGATCGTCCTACTGACTGTAATAAATTCTCAGTGGAAAAGTTTTTAAGACAGTCCCAATattgggatgcttcctttgaaacagGCACTGCAGGTTCCTTCCCAAACCTTGCCCCATCAGAGCTTGCACTTGGTGTCTAAAGGCAGTGTCATAATCCTTCATTCCTTACTTTGCTGTCAAGCCAGTAAAGATTAATCATTGACAAAGATGGTAAATCATGTTTGGTTTTCTATTTTGATCTTTTTTATGTTCTGTGGCATATTCAGTAAGTTAGTATTTATTCCAATGACTTCACAATATGTGTATAAGCTTGCTTTTCAATCTTCTTGTTACTCCCAACTGCCCCACCTCGGTACACATAAAACCTCCTGTAAATTGTGGTTAACAACTTGGATTCATTAAGAACATACCTCAGTGATAACGTAACTGACAGACATTTTGCACCTGAATAACACTCTTTGCTATCCAGCAAGTTGTCTTTTAGTACattctaaatacaaaatttcagctaTCCCTAATTTTTCTGAATATTAGTATAAGCCAAATTACATAATCCCATTTCCTTGTACAGGAATTACTGGCAGTAATTCAGGCCAGCTTGCTTCTGTATTGTCCCGTCAGCGCATTATACCCTGTGATTATCAAGACTGGTTTCTTCAACAAGGATATAGTCAACATTTTCTTCCATCCTCTGTAAGGCTTGGTCATAGTACTTTGACTCTAGAAGCATAGTGTTTAACATGTTACTTAAAACTTTGTTACACATGTTAGTAATTTACCAACTCCTGAGACAGTACTTATTATGACTGAGCTCACAGAATTTGGGATGTAAACCAAAAACAGTGTGAAGAAATATTATTGAAGGTGAAAAGGCAGAAAATGGGTCAAGGGGGGGACTAAATTACTATCCAGATGTGGGGAATTTTAAGTTGCTTAATGGAAAGACAGAATGTTTTAACTGTTTTTAAAAGTTTGAGAAGAAAATCACTTAACACTTTCGTATGTTTCAAAAGTTAGAAATGGAGAGCAGAAACATAATTTCTGAAGACAGAGCATGATTGTCaaagagaaaaacagaaaaaatagtaagaACAATGTATGAGGAGATTGTTAATAATGAAAAGGTAGTGAAAAACTCtcatataaataaatgtaatggcATAAAAACATAACATAGTTCCTTACCCAGTTTCAGAAGTGTAAATTGCAGatgtaaacacaagaaaaattgcaATTGAGAAAATAATATTGAGATATAAATTGCAAAGCAGGTGGCAATTGCAGCTTGCTACCTATAGAAGTAGACAGTACCTGACAGAACAAAGCACATACCTAAGCAGTTCATGTTCAGAGAGGGAAGAGAGAATGTGAATATTCACTGGTCTGTGGGGTTTGTGACATATGATTATTTCTTCGGTAGAGGATGACAATTGTTTTACCAGTTCATCTGCAATTTCTACCTCATTAGTCAAGTTTATCTatcattatttcatttatttatttatttattacattactgTATTTGTTCTTAACAGTGCATTTAAAACATAGACCTATTTCCCTTTTAGCTTATTTTACTACAACTATTGATAGGGACAATAGACACAATTTTTTCCcacactatttaatttatttgGGGAACTAAAACAGTAATCTTCAAGTGGCTAGTTGATCTGTTATAAGAAGAAGCCAAAAGTTTTCACAGTTAGATCATTgacaaaaaaattacatgtttttaAACTGATAGAGACATAACATTTTAACAATGCCTTATTCCCCATTCCAGCATGCCATCAGTGGACTTGTATCATGTTCCGGGCAGTGCTCCTTGCAGAGCAGTCCGGATGGTGGCCAAAGCTGTGGGTGTTGACCTCAACTTGAAAGTTGTGAACCTCATGGCAGGTGAGCAGCTTAAACCAGAGTTTCTGAAGATGAATCCAATGCACACAGTTCCTACAATTGATGACAATGGCTTTCACCTTTGGGAGAGGTAATTATCaaatattctgttttctttaaGTTGACATAAACATGTCAGTAATTAAATTCTTAATATCACAGTAAGAAACATATAGGCTATAGATATTTAACAAATTATCTTGTCATAGTTAAGGAGTGATGTGCACCTCTAAGAGATCAATTATGATTACCAGAATTCAGCACTTATCTCTTTGTGTTTTGCTTCACATTTCCTGGTATCCTTCTCACACTAACATTTTCTACAGCCGTGCCATCATTGGCTACCTGGTGGATCAGTATGCCAAAGATGACTCACTCTATCCTAAGGAAGCGAAGAAGAGAGGGTTGGTGAATCAAAGACTGTTCTTTGACATTGGAACACTTTACGCCAGATTTGCTGATTATTATGTAAGTAATCTAATGTATAATAATGGCTAACAGGTGTCTGTTTATACGGCATAATAAAAATACTGTTAGTATGGTACCAAGGTCTGCAAGCCATACAATAATTTATAAGTACCATGTGGTAGCAAAAAACATTCAAGACAATGCATGAAATTTTATCCCTAATaatttttttgatttttatttgccACAGACTTTCCCAAAAAGGCCCCCCTTCTTCTTAGTCCCCTGCCCTCTTCCCCTGTCCCCATCCctcacctccacccccacccccaccccacccccacccctgcctCCCAGGGCCTTGCAACCTTTTGGTGACTACTTCTGCGCCAAGAATTTGGTCTCTATGTCTATGTGTGTCCTCcaccatttcaaatatttttacagaTTGTGTGGGCCATGTGGGGATGGTCACACAGTACACAGCATGGTTGCCAGTTCATGTGGTAGCTCCAAACCACATGGGGATCATACTCTTGGCCTCTGTGCAGTCACCTACCCACACATGCCAAGCATTAGGTGTCTGTCCACTTGGCGGCTCTGCCCATCACGCCAGGTGGCCAAGTGGCTGGTTCGAGCCCATGGAGAAAGCCCTCGTTTGGAATAAGTGACATCATGATTGATATTAAGCGTCATGAAATGACCAAAGTTATCAGATGATAACCATGAGACATCTCTTGTTACACTTGCTTAGTGCTGACCATTATGGCCCTATGAACTTTCCCTCCAAACAACTTAGAAAGTTACTCCTGTCTGTCCCTGGTTTACAGATGAACAGATGGAGGTTCCTTTCTCTATATTAAATGaatgttttttgtggaaaatattcaaaatttgtgtTGAATTTTCTTCACTTAATAAAGTATGGTGTGGTTCCATCTCAATCAAGATGCCAAATCCTACTCAGTCTTGACTATTAGTCTCTTATAAACTTTTTGACAAACATACCAACATCACACCTCAGTGTGGTACAAGGATTAATTTTTCACCAAGACCTAAGATTTCAGATGGACAAAGAACTGTACAAGCAGTTGGAGAGGTGACACATACACTTCATATCCCTTGTACATCAAGGCCTGTGAATCAACAGTGTAGATATCAGAACATTGATTCCCACATTTGAGGGAGATTTGCTTCCAGAAAGGGCAAAATCATGTATTACTGCTGCAATGTGAAGCTGTATTTCCCACCCCTGCTGTGATGTTTTGTATGCCAGCACTTTGGACACATGACTTCCTCGTGTACTTATGACCCAATTTGTGGGGACTGTGGCCAGCCACTTCACAAAAATTCACCATGTGTGCTACAATTTCTCTGTCAATTTTGGGAGCAACTGCTCTCCCTGATTCCTGAATTGTACTATATAGCTTGCGTTCAGTCTCACTGATATCAACCTTTGCCACTACTGTGTCCAGGTTGTCAGCAGTACATCATGTATTTACTCCCTAAATGTCAACCTCTGGTAGTTGTGCAAATAAACTTGAAGACGGATGCAATAGGCCTTCCTTTCTTGTGATTTGTGCAGCACCATCTTTGGGAACAACTTCCTGAAACTGGAAACAGAATCAGCATTCTCCTCCAATGTTTTTTGATGACTAGACTCTCTTTTGGAAATCTTCTACCTGGAAATTCTGAAATCAAGAGATCTGAAACCATCCAATGAGTTCAGGCACCACAGACTGTGAGCCTGGATAGGCTCTTCTTCCATTTCTAGTCCCACAGCAGACAAGCTCTCACGATAATCTAGCCCACCAAACATTGTGAAAGTGATAAGGGGAAATCTCAGGTGAGGCCTACTCTGATGCTGGAAACTTCAGATCCTCCCACACTGGTGGTCTCTGAAGCAGTGTTCACTCATGTTGGTCTACCTCCATTGGCAGCAGTGATCCTAGGGCAAGGCATAGCCTACTGGACATTTCATGCCTAAATAGGACATCAACATCATGATCCAGTGGAACTGCAATGATATTATTGTTACATACTGAAACTACAACTAATTTCCTCTACTTCTACGATCTGTGTTGCTGTCCATGAAACACACTTCACTGATGACCATTCCTCAACTCCTTGCAGTTACTGAGAATTCAGTTGGGACTGTACTGCTCCCAAGAGGGCATTTGGAGGAGTTTGTACTTTGGGTCCCACAGATGCCATCAGTGAGTGGTTTCCCTTCTGTGCTGTATTGGTAACAATAGCAATGCAAGTGCAGATGAAACCAGAAACCTTTCTCCTTTTTGGTTTTTGGGAATTTTGTGCTGCACCACCCCCTGTGGGTAAGTACCATGTCATATGATATGAGCCTTCTGACAGACCAGCTTCTTTTCAATCTTGTTCCGTCTTTCCTCAGTGATGGTACTCCCATCTACTTCAGTGCTGCCCATGGCACCTTTTCACCTATCAATCTATCATGTTTTCTCTCATTCTCGTTACAAAGGTCACTACAAGATGGTCCTCATGACAGTGTGCACTTTCTAGTGATCATGTCACTTGCCTTGGCACTTCCAAATGCACAAGTTACCACAAGCTACCACACAACTGGCAGTTCTATACATCTTCTGTCACCTTTGCCCCAGTCTGTCAGACTGCATCAACAGAGTTGTGGAAAACATGTCTGATGCGATAAGCCCTCAATGGCAAATACCATGATGGACAAAGACACTTCAGCAGCTATTCAGGATTGCTGAAACAGTCTGCAGTGTCTCAAGCATCATCTTTCGCAGCCTACATTCCTCAATTTTAAGCAACTTTGTGTTAAAGCCCACTGTCTAACAAAACACAGTAAGAACTACTACTGTTGGTGCTAAGCCTTCTCCTTGGAAACTTATCTCTTAAACACAGGTGTGGGTCAAGCTCTATAGTCTTCTGGGCCACTGAATATCAACAACCTCTTCTTTCGTGGTGGTATTTGTACTGTTTCTTCAGTCCTCATTAAACACCTTGCAATCCATTTTGGGACACCATATGTGCTGTCTCCTTACCCATCTACATTTGAATAAATGATAAGCTAAAAACATCTTCCTACTCTTCACCTGCCATTATATAGAATTATATAATGAACTTTTCACTTACTGAGGACTGCTTCAGGCTCTTGACTCATCACATGGTACGACTCCAGGCCCTGACTCAGTTCATAATCAGGTGATCCAAAATCTAAATCTTACTCAAAGATTCCATCTACTTGGTATCTTCTACATAATTTGGCTAGAAGATGTTTTCCCTTTACAGGGCTCATCCCAATCCTTAAACCAGACAAAAACACAATGTCAATGTAACAGACTTTCTCTAAACACCATCTTCTCAATTGCAGTTGTATTTGACCTACAGAAGGCATACAACTCTATTTGGGACCATCATATTTTATTTGATCTCCACAACTGGGGCTTCTGAGGCTCCATATCAATTTTTGTTAGTTTTTATCATACCAGTTGTTTTTGGTCACAGTTGGTACATTTCTCAGCTCCCAAGTGTCTGAGAGAATGACATCCATTGTGCTAAGTATTACTTTCGTTCTTGCCATAACCAATGGGATGGTGATATTCGTTAGACCACTGGTCACCCCAATGCTGTATTTCGACAACTTTTGCACTTGGTATAGTTCCCATGTTGTAGCCTTGGCTTATCTGCTCCAAGGCACCATCCAAGGGGCTTCTACTTGGATCCTCTCCTGTGGTTTCCAGTACTCTCCCATAAAGTCATGCACTTCTGCCATCGTACCACAGTTCATCCTGACACAGAACTCTACTTGGAAGTTGTTAAACACTCCCAATTTTTGGGGCAGTTTTTTGAAATAACTCTGAGACGGCTGCCCCATACACTTCAACTAAAGATTAGCTGCATGCAAAAGTTTAACATGCTctgcttccttccccatactttttGGGACACTACTCTCATCCATATTTACTGGGCCATCATCTTGCTCCAATTGGACTTTGGTaaccaggtttatggctcagcactGTAGTGGAGAAAGACTGGTCACTGACACCATCTGAAATAGTACCATAGACAGTCTGCTTACCAAAGTGGTGAACTTTCCTCTTCAGCTCCATCAGTACCAATTCTTGTCCACTTATGCAGTCACCATCAGACAATTTTTAATCACCCAAGTTACCAAATTATTTTTTGCATACAAGTGGCATTGAGCCCTTGATATCTGCATTCAGGTGGGATTCCCAGTTGAAATGCACCTCAAGGCCCACTGCTGGGACCTCTGCCTAACCTCCTTGAAATCTATTCCCTGTGTTACTAAGCCATCAGACCTGAATTACACTGATCTAGTTCAAGGACCTAAAGATTGTCACCCCATTACCtcgtggagatactgacaggtttcagatagattacataatggtaagacagagatttaggaaccaggtcttaaaatttaagacatttacaggggcagatgtggactctgaccacaatctattggttatgaactgtaaattaaaactaaagaaactgcaaaaatgtgggggacctggataaactgactaaaccagaaattgtacagagtttcagggagagcataagggaacaactaacaggattgggggaaagaaatacagtagaagaagaatgggtagctttgagagatgaaagagtgaaggcagcagaggatctagtaggtaaaaagatgagggctagtagaaacccttgggtaacagaagaaatattgaatttaattgatgaaaggagaaaatacaaaaatgcagtaaatgaagcaggcaaaaaggaatacaaacgtctcaaaaatgagatcgacaggaagtgcaaaatggctaagcagggatggctagaggacaaatgtaaggatgtagaggcttatctcactaggggtaagatagatactgcctacaggaaaattagagacctttggagaaaagagacccacttgtatgaatatcaagagctcagatggaaacccagttctaagcaaagaagggaaagcagaaaggtggaaggagtatatggagggtctatacaagggcagtgtacttgaggacaatattatggaaatgaaagaggatgtagatgaagatgaaataggagataagatactgtgtgaagagttagacagagcaatgaaagacctgagtcgaaacaaggccccaggagtagacaaaattccattagaactactgcctgccttgggagagccagtcctgacaaaactccaccatctggtgagcaagatgtatgagacaggcaaaataccctcagacttcaagaagaatataataattccaatcccaaagaaagcaggtgctgacagatgtgaaaattaccgaacaatcagtttaataagtcacagatgcaaaatactaacacgaattctttacagacgaatggaaaaactggtagatgccaacctcggggaagaccagtttggattccatagaaatattggaacacgtgaggcaatactgaccctacgacttatcttagaagctagattaaggaaaggcaaacctatgattctagcatttgtggacttagagaaagcttttgacaatgttgactggaatactctctttcaaattctgaagttggcaggggtaaaatacagggagtgaaaggctatttacaatttgtacagaaaccagatggcagttgtaagagtcgaggggcatgaaagggaagcagtggttgggaagggagtgagacagggttgtcacctatccctgatgttattcaatctgtatattgagcaagcagtgaaggaaacaaaagaaaaattcggagtaggcattaaaatccatggagaagaaataaaaactttgaggtttgccgatgacattgtaattctgtcagagacagcaaaagacttggaagagcagttgaatggaatggacagtgtcatgaaaggagagtataagatgaacatcaacaaaagcaaaacgaggataatggaatgtagtcgaattaagttgggtgatgctgagggaattagattaggaaatgagacacttaaagtagtaaaggagttttgctatctggggagcaaaataactgatggtggtcgaagtagagaggatataaaatgtagactggcaatggcaaggaaagcgttcttgaagaatagaaatttgttaacatcgagtatagatttaagtgtcaggaagtcttttctgaaagtatttgtatggagtgtagccatgtatggaagtgaaacatggacgaaaactagtttggacaagaagagaatagaagcttttgaaatgtggtgctacagaagaatactgaacattagatggatagatcgtataactaatgaggaggtattgaacaggattggggagaagagaagtttgtggcacaacttgactagaagaaggcatcggttggtaggatatggtctgaggcatcagggtatcactaatttagtattggagggcagtgtggagggtaaaaatcgtagagggactccaagagatgaatacactaagcagattcagaaggatgtaagttgcagtaggtaccgggagatgaagaagcttgcacaggatagagtagcatggagagctgcatcaaaccagtctcaggactgaagaccacaacaacaacaacaacaactgctcaaAGATCTGAGCAGCTGCCCCCCTCTACCCCTCTAATAAACTCTCCACACTATGACAGAGACTACAGCTGCATGGTACTCTTCCTACCATTCCTCCCAGAAGGAATACATTGTCCTATGTTGTCTCCACATCAGTCAAAccacattaactcacatttt
Encoded proteins:
- the LOC124594863 gene encoding glutathione S-transferase 1-1-like; this encodes MPSVDLYHVPGSAPCRAVRMVAKAVGVDLNLKVVNLMAGEQLKPEFLKMNPMHTVPTIDDNGFHLWESRAIIGYLVDQYAKDDSLYPKEAKKRGLVNQRLFFDIGTLYARFADYYYPVAFAGASYDPEKLKKLEEAYEFLNKFLEDSEWVAGNSITIADYSLMASVSTAEVIGFDIKKYAKVADWFERAKKAIPSYEETNHAGALEFKKLFESMTAKK